Part of the Methanolobus chelungpuianus genome is shown below.
AACATGGACGCTGTGGCCCTCATGGGCAGGATCATCAAGGAGACCGCTCACCTGACACGCGACCAGGGGGGCATCGGATGCGCCAAGTTCGTGGTCTTTGCAAATGCCCCGGACGACAATCCCTTCATGGCAGGGGCCTTCCATGGCATAGGGGAGCCGGAGTGCACCATCAATGTAGGTGTCAGCGGCCCCGGCGTTGTCAACTCGGCGGTACGTGCCCTGGAGGACCCTTCCCTGGGTGACATTTCCGAATGCATCAAGAAGACCGCCTTCAAGATAACCCGCATGGGCGAGGTCATAGGCAAGGAGGTCGCCCGGCGCCTCGATGCAAAGTTCGGCGTGCTCGACCTCTCCCTGGCCCCCACTCCTGCCATCGGTGATAGTGTTGCCGCAATACTCGAAGCCATGGGCCTGGAAAGCTGCGGCACCCATGGCACCACAGCCGCGCTAGCCCTCCTAAACGATGCAGTCAAGAAAGGCGGAGCAATGGCTTCCTCTTCAGTGGGCGGCTTAAGCGGAGCTTTCATCCCGGTTAGTGAGGACGCAGGCATGATCGATGCAGTGGAGCGCGGTTCCCTGAGTCTGGACAAGCTTGAGGCGATGACCAGTGTATGCTCCGTCGGCCTGGACATGATAGCTATTCCCGGCACTACTCCGGCATCCACCATCTCCGCCATAATCGCAGACGAGATGGCCATAGGCATGATAAACAAGAAGACAACCGCTGTCAGGGTCATCCCGGTCCCCGGCAAGACCGTGGGTGATGTGGTGGAGTTCGGTGGCCTGCTGGGGAGGGCACCTGTCATGAATGTTAACAGCTTCAGCTCCGAGAGATTCATCTCAAGGGGCGGCAGGATACCGGCACCCATACAGGCGCTGACAAACTAAAACACCGATGGCGCATTGTGACTGGAACTGGATATAAACAATGCTAAAAAGTAACACTAAGGAGGCAGTATGATAATAACACTGATCGGAATGCCGGGTGCCGGGAAAAGTTCTGTGGGGAAGAGACTCGCCCGCCTCCTTGGGTACACCTTCACGGATACCGATGACCTGATAATCAATGCAGCCGGCAGCATGCTGCAGGATATTGTTGATACGAAGGGAGACATGGGCTTAATAGGCATCGAAGAGCAATGCATCCTCTCCCTTGAGCTGCAGGAAGACTGCATTATTGCAACAGGCGGAAGTGTCGTCTACTCTGACAGGTCAATGGCCTTCCTGAAGTCGAACTCTGCAATTATCTTCCTTGATGTCCCTTACGAGACCATCGCCCGCAGGCTTTCAAACATCGACACGAGGGGCGTGGTCGGTCTCAAAGGCAGGGGCCTGCGTGAACTCTACCAGGAGCGCACGGGGCTGTATGCCGCTTATGCCGATATGACCATCAAGGTCAGCGGCAGGGACAGAGTGCAGGATGTAGTGAACAGGATAATGGAAAGAATGCAGGCCTGGAAGCCTGAGTAGATTGTTTCCCTCCCAGTTCCTCTTTTCCCGCCAGATCTTTACTCCTGATCCAAGGGCTTCATGGGCAAAATTCTCTTTCCTTTCCGGGCCTGTTTCTCAGGTCTTCACAAGCGGTTCATGGCAGGATGGGTTCTAAGAGAGGGAGCTTCATTGAAAACTAATGGTCCAAACGGATGTATGGGATAAGCCTGTTTCTGCAAAACCTCTAACTGGTGCAAGATGTTGTTTCCAAAAAAAGGAATGGTGCTCCGATCGGGATGTGAGGTCTCACCATCCTAATGATGAGTCCATCACCCCGGAGCGCATCCTCGATTATTGTAATTTTGGACCGGGCGGTTGAACGAAAAAACCCAGTCCATTTAAACCTGTTACGAGCAGGTTCACAAAAATCTGAAGCTGCATTTAGTACTATACACTATTGTGTATAAATGTTTTATCCATATATTAGTTAGCTATCAGCCTAATTATTCTATCCCATACGAACATCTGTAAAATACTTGCTTTTGAAAAAACTTATATACTAAACTATCTTCCTAATCAGTGTTGAGTTTACGAGACTCGACACAAAAAATAGAAAGAAGGTTGAACGAAATGAAAGACATTGAATATAATAGCGAAGGCGCTAGCTGTGAAGCTTGCGATTGTATAGGCTTTGAAGATCTCCCTGCAGACAGCTCCGCACAAGTCAGAGGACCGGCTCTGGAGAAGTTCTACTATGTCCTGCTAGGAACATCTGCAGGTATGGCAGCTCCACTGGCATTTATCGGGCTTCATGCATTGCTGGATATGCAGTTTGACAGCTCATCCGTTACTGCTCTGTTCATTACTCCAGCTTTTGTCTTTGCATTTGCATTGACAGTTCGTTATTACGGGAGAAATAATCAAATCGATCTCTGTGGGAGTGAGAACTGATGGACAGAATTGCCTCCTCCATAGAAGATCTGAACAAGCACATTGACGCACAGACAACTCGCTACGCTTTTCTATCCACGCGAATATTCAGAACTCACACTGATGATGCAGGTCCTGTATCTGGTTGCTCATACCACCTCTCCAGAGGATCTGCACGTCACACTTCCCAGGAGGTACTCTAATGTGCTCCTGGGGACGTCTTATCACTGCAGCTGAGAAGGCCTGCAGCAAGTGTGGCGACATATACTATTCTACCTCTCTCAAAGATGGCCTCTGCTTTAACTGTCAGGTAGAGCAAAGGCGTCAGTTATTCCGCTCAGAGATCGGCCTGGAAAGCTCCCAGGAGGTGCTCTGAATGTCAGGCAAACCTGCATACATCATCCAGGACCATGAGCGTCCTGGTACTTTCTCCGTGCGCCGCATAACCTACCGGCAAAGGCACGACGTCAAAGCTCCGGCACAGAGGCCTAAGGTTGCCATCAAGGTCCATAAAGGCATGGGCCGCTTTTGGATGGTAGGGAAGGTCTGGTGTGGAGATCAGCCTCGTATCCTTCCGCACAAGATATCCAGGACTCCAGGGAGGTGGGTCTGATGCCTAGCATAGAAGTTATTGTGACTATTCGGGACATTCCTCTGGAGAGATCCATGCAGATCCTGGACCTCCTCAAAGGGGCAGTGCCAGCTCCTACAGTAGACCATATATGCTCCACAGATACACCATGTAATCCAGATCTGCCAACTTTGGAAGAGGTCATGAAGGACCTGGGCGAGAGAGAGAAAGAGCTCGACAAGCCAAAGCGCAGGCCAAGAGCAGAACGTGGACATTCGACATACTTCCATTACGTGCCTGTTCCTGGCACGATGCATCTGGAATGGAAGGATACTCAGGACGGACAGGTAGATCTCAGGTATCAGAACACCAGGGTAAGATTGAGCTGGAGGAATGCGGTCACGCTGTCAATCATCCGGAACAAGCAGGACAGGAAAGCAGAGATCTTTAAGATCCTGAGGAATGAAGCCTCAAACGGATCCAGGATCACAGCTGTCAATCAGTTTGTTCAGGCCATTATCGATGAACGCATAACCGCTCCTATTACTGTAGAGGAGCTGGTATTATGAGCGAGACACTGACAGCTGCAGCTTGCCGCCAGGCAGGATGCTGCCATTTAACATCCAGGCTTATAGCCACACATAAAGGAGCTCAGAAACAGTCATACTGCCGCCTCACAGGAAGGATCCCTGGCAATATGCAGGAGTGTCCTCGGGGGCTGGTATCATGAAGGCCTTCATACTTGACAGCTGGCCTGTCCTGATCTTCTACGTTCTGGGAGATATTCTCACAACAGTCTGGGCGCTAAACCTGGGGGGAGTCGAAGCAAATCCTGCCATGAACTACCTCCTGTCTGAGTATGGATTTGCTTCTCTTCTCATTACAAAGTTCATAGTAGTGCTCTGTTGCTATGCCTGCTACAGGTACGTGAAACCTCAGTCTCTTTTTGCCTGGAAGGCCCTCAATTACGTTGTGGGAGCTATGGGTATATTCATCATCGGATGGAACGTGTGCTCTACATACTGGATATCTGGAGGTGTTTTCTGATGCGCTGTCCGTACAATGGCTTCAGAGACTGCATGGGAGACTCCTGTGCAGTCTACAACCCATTCCTGAATGGCTGCTCTGTGATGACCACTCCGCTGGCCTTGGGGGAGGAATTCAGGGGTATCAGGGTAGCCTTGGAGAAGATCTCCTCTCAGCTGGAGAGCCTGGAGAGATCCTGCAGCACGGGTATGAATGCTGTCTGTCAGGAGATCGCTGCGGCAACTGATGAGATGAGTTGCCTTGCGGATGAGCGAGAGGTCCCGGCTGTTAGAGTCCTAGAGCCTGTGGAGGTCCAGGTATGAGCTTAGAATGGAAGGATCCTGCAGAGAGACCTACTTTGCGAGTCATCAAAAAACCTGAGTTCATCCCTGTAGATAATGGAGTCAGTGAAACCAGATTCCCTCTCCAGGACAATGCAAGTGCATACTCCATGAAGGAAGCTGCAGATCTGCACAGACGCAGGATCCGCAGGTTCCATCATCTTGGATTCAGGGATCATATTCAGGCATGTTCTAACTGTGGCTATATGATCTGCAGATGTGCTGACCGTGAGAGACGGAAAGAGATCGAGGCTAAGAGGAGGCGATGGCAGTGAGGTTCACTATATCCTCCGGACCGTTTAATGTCCCGATAGTGCAGCATGTTGTCATTACTACCGGAAATTCCTACACTCAGGCGAGATGGTACTGGGAGTACGTCAGGAGCATACTGTTCTCACATTTCCCTCACTTTGAGAGTACCAGATCTTACATCGAGGACTATAAGCATGACCGTGAATCCAATACATATCATGATAATGTCCTCATATTCATAGACCTTGAGCCTGCAGTTCTGAAGGAGATCTGCGAGAAGCACGGAGGCCAGTACCTATGATCGCCAAGACATGCACAGCCATCTCCATCATAGGGGCTGCATGTGTCTCCGTAGGAGCCCCAGGAACTGCAAATGCAGTCTGGTCCATATCTAACATAGGCCTGGTCTGGCACAACTACAGGACAGGAGAGATATCTCAGGCTGCAATGTTCACGGTGTTCTGGATCCTGGCAGTCTTGGGAGTATTCAGGGAGGTGTTGCTGTGAGCTATTCTAAATGGTCCTTCAGAAGAATGAAACCGCCCAAAGAGCCCAGGAGCCGGCAGGAGATCAAGGCAGAGCTGGAAGAGCTCATGCCTAAGATCTGCGAGGCTGAAGGCGAGCTGGAGGAGTTAGAGGCCAAAGTTGAGGATCTTTATCATACGAGAAGAGAGCTCCAGAAAGAACTGGACCCTCTCCTGCGTCCCTGGGAACGTCCCCGGCCTAAATATGAGCACAAGATCCTGCAGTGCCTGGAGGGAGTCGTATGCAAGCTGTAAGGATGCAGTTTGAGAGGAGATCAGCTCCACAGGCTGCTCAGGTCATCAAGACAAAGCCAGTTATAGGACTTGATGATCCTGAGATCAGGAGGGATGTAGCTTTTGCCAAAGAAGAAATCGAATGCCTGCAGGCACTCACATGCATGCAAACTGAGCGTATTTCCATGCTAGAACAACAGGTCGAGCATTTGACAAAGCTTCTCTCTGGAGGAGTGACGAAGACAGCTCAACGTGCTCACATGCTTGCTGAAGCCGTGAAGAATACGAACCTGGGATTTGTTACCAGGACTCAGGCGCGCGAAATTTTAGCCGAGGAAGGGGACAGACTTGGCCTGAAGGTCACAGACGATGCCATGAAGGCAGCTGCCAAAATGTACAGTCTCGTGTACCGCAAGAACGGAGCTGGAGAGGTTGTGCTGGGGGTCCTAAAATGATTTTTTTTGCGCTGCATGACTCACCTACCCCTCACCAGTTAGTGAGCGTTGGAGGTGAGCCTAGACGATGAGAAGGACAGTTTATTTATATAGTCGAGGTGGTTCAGGATGATACCTGCTAAAAAAAGATAATTTGTGTTCGGTTTACAGGCTAAAGACCTGAATAAACTAGATAAAATATATTACTTTTTTATATATCACTTATTTTATAATGTGTTCTAAAATGGGTCTAAAATGGGTCTAAGGGTGCTCACCGCTTCTCTGTTTCCACTCACTCACCGGTGAGCGCTCACCTACCATCTTAAAGAAATCACTATCAAGGTGTTCAAAAATGCCCCTCACCAACTGGTGAGAGTGTAATAAAAAACAATCAATCTTTAAAGTAAGTTATATTGTTTTGTAAGTTGGGGTTTAAATTGTGAATATTATTAATATTTTGGTTAGATCTTCCAGGTTTTCCTGGATCCCATAGTAGAGGAAATTATGATTGACATACGGATGATAATATTTGTACTGACAATGTTGGCATTGGTGGCCGGTATTGTCAGAGGTGCAATTTCAAATGATATTTGTGCTCATGCTCTAATTTCTGCCGGAGCAATTGGCACGATGTATATTCTATTCACATCAAAATGAGAAAACCCATAAGAAAGGAAGACGCTTATGAAAAATATTATTTTGCGTTGGTTTGGAGATGACTATTCGGAAGGCACTGGCAATATTAGAAAAGTAACTCCAGTTAGTATCTTTTTTAACATTTTTAAGTTTGGGAAACGCATATCGCCGCCGGTAATAATTGTACTGATAGACTATTGGATAATATCATCCGAAGCGTGGAAGCTATTGCAGTTGGTTGAGCAATACAACTGGTTTGTGCAACACGTTATATTGTTTATCATTGCCGTAGGTTCTGTGATATTAGCGTTTTCTAACCTGCTTTTAATAGCATGGATTCTTGATTTATTAGACACACTCACACTCTTAAGAGAAAATGACAGGGAATCCTAAACACCATAGGAGAGGAAACCATGACGAAGGACTATTATTTTACAGCACTTTATATTTTGATCGGCATTGTTCTCGGCTTACTGGCCGGGTATGACATCGGATATAACATTGGATGGGATGCATCATTGATGTACTATTCCCAGGGAGTTATCCCATAATTACGGAAACTAAAGTACTGTAATAAGTGCAACGTTAACTATATATAGTATGGTTGCATAGTAGTATATAGAGGTACAAAATGTGCCTCACGATAGGAGGAAAATAAGATGATTACAAAAGAAAGAGCAGCCGAAATTTTGACAGATATCGAAGAAAAGATGCAAGCAATTTTTGATGACAAGAACAATGAATACACATATCAGGCGGATTTTTGGCAAGTGTGGGAGCATGTGGTAGATCAGTATTACCCGGATATTGAAATAACTGATATAGATATCGAGGGTCACAAATATGATACTATAGACGGATATTATTTCCGCCTGAGTGAAGAGGATGAGGTATAATGCCCCTCCCCATCTACCTCCCTCATCGGCAAATTCAGGTCAACCAGGCAGGCCAGGTCTACATAGGCAAACCGTTTGATGGCATGGGTGTTGAGATATGGATCGATGGCTATATGATCGTATCCGGTCCCGTGACATCTGGCAGGGTGTCTGTTGGCCGTGAATATGTAGGGAAACGATCAGATGTGTATTATTTGAGAGAAACCGAAACCCCATAATAAAGGAAGGATTATGAGAGTACAACTTGTAGATGTGGATTCAAAGATACCAAACCTCGCACTGATGAAGGTCAGCGCATACCACAAAGCACAGGGTCATACTGTAGGCTTTGATGTTGTGGATCCAGATCTTGTCTATGCCTCTGTGATCTTCAAGAAGAATAAGCATAAAATTGATGGATTGAAATTCTTCTATCCGGGAGCACAAATAATAGTTGGTGGCTCTGGTTATGATCTGCACTCTAAATTACCGGATGATATAGAGCGCATGATGCCGGACTACTCTTTATATTCAGAATGTGATTACAGCATGGGATTCTCGACACGCGGGTGTTTCAGGAACTGTTATTTCTGCATAGTTCCTGAGAAAGAAGGATCCTTTCATAAGGTCGCTCATCCGCAAGAGTGGCATAATCCAACATTTGATAAAATCATGTTCCTGGATAACAACATTCTTGCAGATAAGGAATGGTTCTTTGAGGTTACACAATGGTGTATAGATCACGGTCTGAAAGTGTGGTTCACACAGGGGTTAGATATACGCCTACTGGATGAGCAGATAGCAGCCAGGCTGTATAAAATGAAGGTCTGGAAACCTATCTTCTTTGCATGGGATCACATACAGGATGAGCCAATTATCAAAGCAAAGATCCGGGTATTAAATAAGGTGGGCTTCACTCCCTCTAAACTGAAACGGTGGGTGCAATTTTATGTTTATGTCGGCTCAGATGCAGACTATGAAACCGGGGTCTACAGGTGCAGAACTCTAAAAGAGCTTAACTGCAATCCTTTTGTTATGTTCAATATTGACGAAAAGCCGACAAAGCGCATCCAAGAATTAAGGAGATGGGCTAATCTAAAGTGGTGTTTCTGGGCTTGTGATATTTCGGAGTACTCCAGGACAATAGCCTAAACTCACAAGTAAAGGAAATG
Proteins encoded:
- a CDS encoding PFL family protein yields the protein MLIHPEEILETIKMVTNENLDIRTVTMGISLRDCSHPDIDTLNENIYRKITTCAKDLVKTTDDVQNLYGIPIINKRISVTPIAIVAESCNEPDLTSVAMTLDRAAHDVGIDFIGGFSALVQKGMTPGDLRLINSVPKALASTKKVCSSINVATTKAGINMDAVALMGRIIKETAHLTRDQGGIGCAKFVVFANAPDDNPFMAGAFHGIGEPECTINVGVSGPGVVNSAVRALEDPSLGDISECIKKTAFKITRMGEVIGKEVARRLDAKFGVLDLSLAPTPAIGDSVAAILEAMGLESCGTHGTTAALALLNDAVKKGGAMASSSVGGLSGAFIPVSEDAGMIDAVERGSLSLDKLEAMTSVCSVGLDMIAIPGTTPASTISAIIADEMAIGMINKKTTAVRVIPVPGKTVGDVVEFGGLLGRAPVMNVNSFSSERFISRGGRIPAPIQALTN
- a CDS encoding shikimate kinase; protein product: MIITLIGMPGAGKSSVGKRLARLLGYTFTDTDDLIINAAGSMLQDIVDTKGDMGLIGIEEQCILSLELQEDCIIATGGSVVYSDRSMAFLKSNSAIIFLDVPYETIARRLSNIDTRGVVGLKGRGLRELYQERTGLYAAYADMTIKVSGRDRVQDVVNRIMERMQAWKPE
- a CDS encoding DUF5658 family protein, with protein sequence MKAFILDSWPVLIFYVLGDILTTVWALNLGGVEANPAMNYLLSEYGFASLLITKFIVVLCCYACYRYVKPQSLFAWKALNYVVGAMGIFIIGWNVCSTYWISGGVF